From one Coffea eugenioides isolate CCC68of chromosome 11, Ceug_1.0, whole genome shotgun sequence genomic stretch:
- the LOC113751541 gene encoding uncharacterized protein LOC113751541 isoform X2, whose protein sequence is MKNSSDEAKVSTLVHTFSWSNCCCYKGTKGKTVHSQAKAKTMQKLSFGHDRRKCTKVCTDAYETHNYDHVGAPNNVENVNLNLIGSSDGLLQSDSQHGCNKELMDSNWFQIIPPGQLAWKKVW, encoded by the exons ATGAAAAATAGCAGTGACGAG GCAAAGGTTTCCACTTTGGTCCATACTTTCTCTTGGTCCAATTGTTGTTGCTACAAAGGGACAAAAGGCAAAACAGTCCACTCACAAGCGAAAGCGAAGACGATGCAAAAATT GTCATTTGGACATGATAGACGAAAATGTACTAAAGTGTGCACAGATGCATATGAAACTCACAATTATGATCATGTTGGGGCACCCAATAATGTTGAGAATGTAAATTTGAATCTGATAGGATCATCCGATGGCCTATTGCAATCAGATTCACAGCATGGATGCAATAAGGAATTAATGGATAGTAATTGGTTTCAGATCATTCCTCCTGGTCAG CTTGCTTGGAAAAAAGTTTGGTGA
- the LOC113751541 gene encoding uncharacterized protein LOC113751541 isoform X1, producing MKNSSDEAKVSTLVHTFSWSNCCCYKGTKGKTVHSQAKAKTMQKLSFGHDRRKCTKVCTDAYETHNYDHVGAPNNVENVNLNLIGSSDGLLQSDSQHGCNKELMDSNWFQIIPPGQALMWACNPSLIQSHVQNTSLLGDEKYSVNEPDFSQDH from the exons ATGAAAAATAGCAGTGACGAG GCAAAGGTTTCCACTTTGGTCCATACTTTCTCTTGGTCCAATTGTTGTTGCTACAAAGGGACAAAAGGCAAAACAGTCCACTCACAAGCGAAAGCGAAGACGATGCAAAAATT GTCATTTGGACATGATAGACGAAAATGTACTAAAGTGTGCACAGATGCATATGAAACTCACAATTATGATCATGTTGGGGCACCCAATAATGTTGAGAATGTAAATTTGAATCTGATAGGATCATCCGATGGCCTATTGCAATCAGATTCACAGCATGGATGCAATAAGGAATTAATGGATAGTAATTGGTTTCAGATCATTCCTCCTGGTCAG GCATTAATGTGGGCATGCAATCCTTCATTAATCCAAAGTCATGTACAAAACACTAGCTTGTTAGGAGATGAAAAGTATTCAG TGAATGAACCAGATTTCAGCCAAGACCATTAA